A genomic stretch from Paraburkholderia dioscoreae includes:
- a CDS encoding ATP-binding protein — MEQRVLILAPFGRDADVIAEVLRKDDRMCVACRDADALTAALDEGAGAALIAEEALAGGHAVRLFDWLEQQPAWSDFPFTLLAAPRVGHRSERGLEVLERLGNVVVLERPLNSETLRRAVASSLRARARQYESRRHLAERIQAQDALVQLNDSLESRIAERTHELASANNRLMMEIHERAKVQAVLVQSQKMEALGQLTGGIAHDFNNLLNVIMVNAELIARVSSDERLRGMAATVKRATERGAKLTGQLLTFSRNSNLDLKAVDVVTLLQGMRDIITVSLGSGIRYTNEFGGDELWTEADANQLELAILNLAINARDAMPAGGQLGIRVKEREAPDQTLEGGPYVVIEVADTGSGVPPEVVSRVFDPFFTTKPIGKGTGLGLSQVYGIATQAGGTARLFSEEGAGTTVEIWLPLRERVAPQAEATSNAEANAVGEKRVLVVEDDGEVRAMLVESLRMLGYTVTEAADGRAGLNRLQDDKPDLLMVDFAMPGMNGIDVIAEARKLREDLPVILATGYADVDISGLAVKRCTILRKPFQLDDLARTVRLGLAA; from the coding sequence ATGGAGCAACGCGTTCTTATCCTGGCGCCGTTTGGCCGCGACGCCGATGTGATCGCAGAAGTGCTGCGCAAAGACGACCGCATGTGCGTGGCATGCCGCGATGCCGACGCGCTCACCGCCGCGCTGGATGAGGGCGCCGGCGCCGCGTTGATCGCCGAGGAAGCGCTGGCAGGCGGCCATGCGGTGCGCCTGTTCGACTGGCTCGAGCAGCAGCCGGCATGGTCCGACTTCCCGTTCACGCTGCTTGCCGCCCCACGCGTCGGACATCGCTCGGAGCGCGGGCTGGAAGTGCTCGAACGGCTCGGCAACGTGGTCGTGCTCGAACGTCCGCTGAATTCGGAAACGCTGCGGCGCGCGGTGGCTTCGTCACTACGGGCACGGGCGCGGCAATACGAGTCGCGCCGCCATCTTGCCGAGCGGATCCAGGCGCAGGACGCGCTCGTGCAACTGAACGACTCGCTGGAGAGCCGCATTGCAGAGCGCACCCACGAACTTGCTTCCGCCAACAACCGGCTGATGATGGAGATTCACGAGCGCGCCAAAGTGCAGGCCGTGCTGGTGCAATCGCAGAAAATGGAAGCGCTCGGGCAACTCACCGGCGGCATAGCGCACGACTTCAACAATCTGTTGAACGTCATCATGGTCAACGCGGAGTTGATCGCTCGCGTAAGCAGCGACGAGCGCCTTCGCGGCATGGCCGCCACCGTCAAACGCGCGACCGAACGCGGCGCGAAACTGACGGGACAATTGCTTACTTTCTCGCGCAACAGCAACCTCGATCTGAAAGCGGTGGACGTGGTGACGTTGCTGCAAGGCATGCGCGACATCATCACAGTGTCGCTCGGTTCCGGCATTCGCTACACCAACGAATTCGGCGGCGACGAGTTGTGGACCGAGGCCGACGCCAATCAGCTCGAACTGGCCATTCTCAATCTCGCCATCAACGCGCGCGACGCCATGCCGGCCGGCGGCCAGCTCGGCATTCGCGTGAAAGAGCGCGAAGCGCCGGATCAGACTCTCGAAGGCGGCCCCTATGTGGTGATCGAAGTCGCCGATACCGGTTCGGGTGTGCCGCCCGAAGTCGTGTCGCGCGTGTTCGATCCGTTCTTCACCACCAAGCCGATCGGCAAGGGAACGGGACTCGGCTTGAGCCAGGTCTACGGCATCGCGACGCAAGCCGGCGGCACCGCGCGTCTGTTCAGCGAGGAAGGCGCGGGCACCACCGTCGAGATCTGGCTACCGTTGCGCGAACGCGTGGCGCCGCAAGCCGAAGCGACGTCGAATGCGGAAGCGAACGCGGTCGGCGAAAAGCGGGTGCTGGTGGTTGAAGACGACGGCGAGGTGCGCGCCATGCTCGTCGAGTCGCTAAGAATGCTCGGCTACACCGTGACCGAGGCCGCCGACGGACGCGCCGGACTGAACCGCTTGCAGGACGACAAGCCGGACCTGCTGATGGTGGACTTCGCCATGCCCGGCATGAACGGAATCGACGTGATCGCCGAGGCGCGCAAACTGCGCGAGGATCTACCGGTGATCCTCGCGACGGGTTATGCGGACGTGGATATTTCCGGGCTGGCGGTGAAGCGCTGCACGATTCTGCGCAAACCTTTCCAGCTCGATGACCTCGCGCGCACGGTACGGCTTGGGCTCGCCGCGTAA
- a CDS encoding ATPase domain-containing protein, translating to MSNRHDADTPARLSSGIEGIDDILGGGLTPHRMYLVEGAPGTGKTTLALQFLLKGVEEGQGGLYITLSETRSELIAVAESHGWDISRFTVLELLSDEGLDPQYEQTVLHPAEVELGETVRNVIQQVEELKPARIVLDSLSELRLLSQNPLRYRRQILALKRYFATRECTVLLLDDNSSDPGDVQLHSIAHGVISLDNLVHDYGGNRRRARVAKMRGIKFREGYHDFTLDTGGIHVYPRLVAAEHHTNFNAEVVSTGTAGLDALLGGGLIPGTNALMIGPSGVGKTTTVVSCLIAALERGERCVYYVFDETLTTLTIRCATLGMYLAPHVESGLLTLRQIDPAEISPGEFASDVRRSVEKKGARYVAIDSLNAYLQAMPGERYLLLQMHELLGYLNQQGVVTMLVLGQHGIIGEVQNDIDISYLSDVVVLFRYFEHHGEVLTAVTAVKSRANAHERSIRQFRLASGGVEVGDALRDFEGVLSGLPAYRGSTALLGATNRVIETPGK from the coding sequence ATGTCAAACAGACACGACGCCGACACACCGGCCCGCCTGTCCTCAGGAATCGAGGGAATCGACGACATCCTGGGAGGCGGTCTCACACCGCACCGCATGTACCTCGTGGAAGGCGCGCCCGGTACAGGTAAAACTACCCTGGCCTTGCAGTTCTTACTCAAGGGTGTCGAAGAAGGCCAAGGCGGCTTGTATATCACGCTGTCCGAAACCCGCTCAGAGTTGATCGCGGTAGCCGAAAGTCATGGCTGGGACATCAGCCGGTTCACGGTTCTGGAGCTGCTTTCCGACGAAGGCCTCGACCCGCAATACGAGCAGACCGTCTTGCACCCGGCCGAAGTTGAACTCGGCGAGACGGTGCGCAACGTGATCCAGCAGGTCGAGGAACTCAAGCCCGCTCGCATCGTGCTCGACAGCCTCTCTGAATTGAGGCTGCTGTCGCAGAACCCGCTGCGCTACCGCCGGCAGATTCTCGCGCTCAAGCGTTATTTCGCCACCCGCGAATGCACCGTGCTGCTGCTCGACGACAATTCGTCCGACCCCGGCGACGTGCAGTTGCACAGCATCGCGCACGGCGTGATCAGCCTCGACAACCTCGTGCACGACTATGGCGGCAACCGCCGCCGCGCACGCGTCGCCAAGATGCGCGGCATCAAGTTCCGCGAGGGCTACCACGACTTCACGCTCGACACCGGCGGCATCCACGTCTATCCGCGCCTCGTCGCGGCCGAGCATCACACCAACTTCAACGCCGAGGTGGTGAGCACCGGCACGGCGGGACTCGACGCGCTGCTCGGCGGCGGACTGATCCCCGGCACCAACGCGCTGATGATCGGCCCCTCGGGTGTGGGCAAGACCACCACGGTGGTGTCATGCCTGATCGCGGCGCTCGAACGCGGCGAGCGTTGCGTCTACTACGTGTTCGACGAGACCCTCACCACGCTGACGATCCGTTGTGCGACGCTCGGCATGTATCTCGCGCCGCACGTCGAGAGCGGTTTGCTGACGCTGCGCCAGATCGATCCGGCGGAGATATCCCCGGGCGAGTTCGCCAGCGACGTGCGCCGGTCGGTCGAAAAGAAGGGCGCCCGGTACGTTGCGATCGACAGCCTGAACGCCTATCTCCAGGCCATGCCCGGCGAGCGCTATCTGCTGCTGCAAATGCACGAGCTGCTCGGCTATCTCAACCAGCAAGGCGTCGTCACGATGCTCGTGCTGGGGCAGCACGGCATTATCGGCGAGGTGCAGAACGATATCGACATCAGCTATCTGAGCGACGTGGTCGTGCTGTTCCGCTATTTCGAACACCACGGCGAAGTGCTCACCGCCGTGACCGCCGTGAAGAGCCGCGCCAATGCCCACGAACGCTCGATCCGCCAGTTCCGTCTAGCCAGCGGCGGCGTGGAAGTGGGCGACGCGCTGCGCGACTTCGAAGGCGTACTCTCCGGACTGCCGGCTTATCGTGGCAGCACTGCCCTGCTCGGGGCGACGAACCGCGTCATCGAAACGCCCGGGAAGTGA
- a CDS encoding LysR family transcriptional regulator, protein MELRHLRYFLAVAEEGQFTRAAERLAMQQPPLSQQIRMLEEEIGFELFVRMPRGVTLTPAGQAFAEDAQRLLQDLQQAVEKASRIARGELGTISIGLTSSAAFHPFTTEAIRAFRAVCPEVAVELAELNAAEIIERLAAGQIQAAFLRKPVEAREGVAFELLLDEPMVVVLPVGHPLLKGRKRPQVPLKALAHEDFILVRRPGAPGMYADILAACRQAGFVPRIAREVPRMVSGINLVAAGLGVTLVPASMQRYDQVGTVYCTLANPSKLSAPLHLAYPAALHNSAATRFIQLVTARAGT, encoded by the coding sequence ATGGAGCTACGCCATCTGCGTTACTTTCTGGCGGTCGCCGAAGAAGGCCAGTTCACGCGAGCGGCTGAGCGGCTGGCCATGCAACAGCCCCCGCTTTCACAGCAGATTCGAATGCTGGAAGAAGAGATCGGCTTCGAGCTCTTCGTGCGCATGCCGCGCGGCGTCACCCTGACGCCGGCCGGGCAGGCCTTTGCGGAAGATGCGCAACGCCTGCTGCAGGATCTGCAGCAGGCGGTAGAAAAGGCGAGCCGAATTGCGCGCGGCGAACTGGGCACGATTTCGATCGGGCTGACGAGCTCCGCTGCATTTCATCCGTTCACGACCGAGGCGATCCGCGCGTTTCGCGCGGTGTGTCCCGAGGTTGCCGTTGAGCTTGCCGAACTCAATGCGGCGGAGATCATCGAGCGCCTGGCCGCGGGCCAGATTCAGGCGGCGTTTCTGCGCAAGCCGGTTGAAGCGCGGGAAGGCGTGGCCTTCGAGCTGCTGCTCGACGAGCCGATGGTCGTGGTGTTGCCGGTCGGCCATCCCTTGCTCAAAGGCAGGAAGCGGCCACAAGTGCCCCTCAAAGCGCTAGCGCACGAAGACTTCATTCTGGTCCGCCGTCCAGGCGCGCCCGGCATGTATGCCGATATCCTCGCGGCGTGCCGCCAGGCCGGCTTCGTTCCGCGAATCGCACGGGAAGTGCCGCGCATGGTGTCGGGCATCAACCTCGTTGCGGCGGGTCTCGGCGTGACGCTGGTGCCCGCTTCCATGCAACGCTATGACCAGGTGGGCACCGTGTACTGCACGCTTGCCAACCCCTCGAAACTGAGCGCGCCGCTGCATCTGGCCTATCCCGCGGCGTTGCACAACAGCGCGGCCACGCGCTTTATCCAGCTCGTGACGGCGCGCGCCGGCACGTAG
- a CDS encoding porin: protein MKKQCAVAALAVVSCAGAHAQASVTLYGVIDTNLEFLNHAGASGGSLVRENSGGLSNSRFGFRGAEDLGGGNKAFFILEAGFNGNDGTNASAGVLFNRTAAVGLSNAYGALSAGLQYTAMYDTLIKYDPMVFGQQYTWMPTTGSVDGFSFKARVNNSVKYVGRFGGLTATADYSFGGSADSFQSSAAYGGALDYDTGSFATAVAYDYRNGAINSTGMWTKSRNWSASAREQLGNVTIMGGYEHYLYNPTKGKSVSSALWFGGVRYLIAPDFRVTAAAYYQSNKADNVSNSLMGVLGADYILSKRTDVYATVAYAAATHYANDEYTPVGVTSDTAFGPNQTGVTLGIRHRF from the coding sequence GTGAAAAAACAATGCGCGGTGGCCGCTTTGGCCGTGGTGAGTTGCGCGGGCGCGCATGCTCAGGCATCGGTCACGTTATACGGTGTGATCGACACCAACCTCGAGTTTCTCAACCATGCTGGCGCTAGCGGCGGCTCGCTGGTTCGCGAGAATTCCGGCGGCTTGAGCAATTCGCGCTTCGGTTTTCGCGGCGCCGAAGATCTCGGCGGCGGCAATAAAGCGTTCTTCATTCTCGAAGCGGGCTTCAACGGCAACGACGGCACCAATGCGAGCGCCGGCGTGCTGTTCAATCGCACGGCGGCGGTGGGGCTTTCTAACGCGTACGGTGCGCTGTCGGCGGGCTTGCAGTACACGGCGATGTACGACACGCTGATCAAATACGACCCGATGGTGTTCGGCCAGCAATACACGTGGATGCCGACCACCGGTTCCGTGGATGGCTTTTCGTTCAAGGCGCGCGTGAACAACTCGGTGAAGTATGTAGGCCGCTTCGGTGGTTTGACAGCGACGGCGGATTACAGCTTCGGCGGCTCGGCGGATTCGTTTCAGAGCAGCGCCGCGTACGGCGGCGCGCTCGACTACGATACCGGCAGCTTCGCCACGGCCGTGGCCTACGACTACCGCAACGGCGCGATCAACTCGACAGGCATGTGGACCAAGTCGCGCAACTGGAGCGCCTCGGCGCGCGAGCAGCTCGGCAACGTCACGATCATGGGCGGCTATGAGCACTATTTGTACAACCCGACCAAGGGCAAGTCGGTGTCGTCGGCGTTGTGGTTCGGCGGTGTGCGTTATCTGATCGCGCCGGATTTCCGCGTGACGGCTGCCGCGTACTACCAGAGCAACAAGGCGGACAACGTGTCGAACTCGTTGATGGGCGTGCTGGGAGCGGACTATATTCTGTCGAAGCGGACCGATGTGTACGCAACCGTCGCGTATGCCGCGGCCACGCACTACGCCAACGACGAGTACACGCCCGTCGGCGTGACGAGCGATACCGCGTTCGGTCCGAACCAGACTGGCGTGACGCTCGGTATCCGGCATCGGTTCTGA
- a CDS encoding MFS transporter yields the protein MSEAILNQRDGAASGAVASNALSPAMVRRAIFASVLGNGLEWFDFLIYGYFAKIIAQVFFPGGGGFVSIMLTLATFAVGFIVRPIGGILLGIYADRAGRRKALSLLIISMAASTLLMGLTPGYASIGIAAPLLVVLARLLQGLSVGGQFATASAMLVEYAPPHKKMFYGSFNMSAQAFALLLSSGVGYLLTTQLTHEQLVAWGWRLPFLFGALAGPFGFYIRHRVAESPEFERLLDHKDKPPRVTIRQFFRDNGDAAICAMGVIIIGAATNYVWHSYLSVYVERQLHLPLSTALLGAFVSGVLNLFLFPLSGKLADRYGAYKLFYPIVIAWMVCVYPLYHFVVTNPTPGHLFIAQMIATVFLAAMSGAHPGMLATLFPVRSRSAGVALSYNIAVTLFGGMAPLTITGLTRVTGSSLTPAFYLIFAGFVSLAMVYFTRAGRISGGAAARPATH from the coding sequence ATGAGCGAAGCAATCTTGAATCAGCGTGATGGTGCGGCGTCAGGCGCCGTTGCGTCGAACGCATTGAGTCCGGCAATGGTACGGCGCGCGATCTTCGCCTCCGTGCTCGGCAATGGACTCGAGTGGTTCGACTTTCTGATCTATGGCTACTTCGCGAAGATCATCGCGCAAGTGTTCTTTCCAGGCGGCGGCGGTTTCGTGTCGATCATGCTGACGCTCGCCACGTTCGCGGTGGGTTTCATCGTACGGCCGATCGGCGGCATTCTGCTGGGCATTTACGCGGACCGGGCAGGGCGCCGCAAAGCGCTCTCGCTGCTGATCATTTCAATGGCGGCCAGCACGCTGCTGATGGGCCTCACGCCGGGTTATGCGAGCATCGGCATCGCGGCGCCGTTACTGGTGGTGCTCGCGCGCCTGCTGCAAGGGCTCTCCGTGGGCGGACAGTTCGCGACCGCCTCGGCGATGCTGGTCGAGTATGCGCCGCCGCACAAGAAGATGTTCTATGGCAGCTTCAACATGTCGGCGCAGGCGTTCGCGTTGCTGTTGTCGTCCGGGGTCGGCTATCTGCTGACCACGCAGCTCACGCATGAGCAACTGGTGGCGTGGGGCTGGCGTCTGCCGTTTCTGTTCGGCGCGTTGGCGGGGCCGTTCGGCTTCTATATCCGGCATCGCGTGGCCGAGTCGCCGGAGTTCGAGCGCCTGCTCGATCACAAGGACAAGCCGCCGCGCGTAACGATCCGCCAGTTCTTCCGCGATAACGGCGATGCGGCGATCTGCGCAATGGGCGTGATCATAATCGGCGCAGCGACCAATTATGTGTGGCACTCTTATCTGTCGGTCTATGTCGAACGGCAATTGCATCTGCCGCTTTCTACCGCGTTGCTCGGCGCATTCGTGTCAGGCGTGCTCAATCTGTTTCTGTTTCCGCTGTCGGGCAAGCTTGCCGATCGTTACGGCGCGTACAAACTGTTCTATCCGATCGTGATCGCGTGGATGGTCTGCGTGTACCCGCTCTATCACTTCGTCGTGACGAATCCGACGCCGGGGCATCTGTTCATCGCGCAGATGATCGCGACAGTGTTCCTCGCCGCAATGTCCGGTGCGCATCCCGGCATGCTCGCAACCTTGTTCCCGGTGCGCAGCCGCTCGGCGGGCGTGGCGCTGTCGTACAACATCGCAGTGACGCTGTTCGGCGGCATGGCGCCGCTCACCATTACCGGCTTGACCCGCGTGACCGGCAGCAGCCTCACGCCGGCGTTTTACCTGATTTTTGCCGGCTTCGTGTCGCTCGCGATGGTGTACTTCACGCGCGCCGGACGCATCTCGGGCGGCGCGGCGGCGAGGCCCGCCACTCATTGA
- a CDS encoding alpha/beta fold hydrolase, translating into MTQPLITDDERAPNERPVAVVASRHLSVTTRAGSGTVPVFANGDWLAPTREVRRAVILIHGRLRNGDTYFDLAELSCALAGGSAADTLLIVPQFLATADVEAHELPPSTLHWDWTSWMGGENAEGPAPISSFDVLDAILQTLASREQFASLAEVVIAGHSGGGQVVQRYAVVAHSEAPLTARGVAVRYVVANPSSYVYFDAMRPVASGEFAAFDRAMCPSFNRWKYGLEDLPAYASDSDSAACAAALEARYAQRDVTVLLGGEDCDPQHPALDRSCAAQTQGHHRLGRGLAYARYMAARHPEGLATHRTFVIDGVGHDAKGIFSSTHGLAALFGAGL; encoded by the coding sequence ATGACCCAGCCTTTGATCACAGACGACGAACGCGCGCCGAATGAACGTCCGGTTGCGGTCGTCGCGAGCCGGCATCTGAGCGTTACGACGCGGGCCGGCAGCGGCACGGTGCCCGTATTTGCGAACGGCGACTGGCTAGCGCCGACGCGCGAAGTCCGCCGCGCCGTGATTCTGATTCACGGCCGACTGCGCAACGGCGATACTTATTTCGATCTCGCCGAGCTGTCGTGCGCGCTCGCCGGCGGCAGCGCGGCCGATACGCTGCTGATCGTGCCGCAGTTTCTCGCGACCGCGGACGTCGAGGCGCATGAGCTGCCGCCTTCCACGTTGCATTGGGACTGGACGAGCTGGATGGGCGGCGAAAACGCCGAAGGTCCCGCGCCGATCAGTTCGTTCGATGTGCTCGACGCGATTTTGCAAACGCTCGCTTCGCGTGAGCAGTTCGCGTCGCTTGCCGAGGTGGTGATCGCCGGGCACTCTGGCGGCGGCCAGGTCGTGCAGCGCTATGCGGTGGTGGCGCACAGCGAGGCGCCGCTTACGGCGCGTGGTGTTGCGGTGCGCTATGTGGTCGCGAATCCTTCGTCGTATGTGTACTTCGATGCGATGCGGCCCGTCGCGTCCGGCGAGTTCGCGGCGTTCGATCGGGCGATGTGCCCGTCGTTCAATCGCTGGAAGTATGGGCTCGAGGATTTGCCGGCTTACGCGAGCGACTCGGATAGCGCGGCTTGCGCTGCGGCGCTCGAAGCGCGCTATGCGCAGCGTGACGTTACGGTGCTGCTCGGCGGTGAAGATTGCGATCCGCAGCATCCGGCGCTCGATCGTTCTTGTGCCGCGCAAACCCAGGGGCATCACCGCCTCGGGCGCGGACTGGCTTATGCGCGCTATATGGCGGCGCGGCACCCGGAAGGATTGGCGACGCACCGGACGTTTGTGATCGATGGGGTCGGGCATGATGCCAAGGGGATTTTCTCGTCGACTCATGGGCTGGCTGCCTTGTTCGGCGCCGGACTGTGA
- a CDS encoding histidine phosphatase family protein, whose protein sequence is MDTRLLMISHASTAAQRAGRFPADDPLDARGLAEAHAYAARTTPALGQGAAAYVSPAVCARATAAALGLAASVDVGLADMNYGKWHGRRLADLAVEAPQDLAAWARDPDAAPHGGESFSNLVKRVGEWLDALHRAADPASKHTRNVIAVTHAPVLRAAIVSALGASPVVFSRIEIAPLSTIELRCSSRGWTWWPASQ, encoded by the coding sequence ATGGACACACGGCTGCTGATGATCAGCCACGCCTCGACCGCCGCCCAGCGCGCAGGCCGCTTTCCCGCCGACGACCCGCTCGACGCCCGCGGCCTCGCCGAAGCCCACGCCTACGCGGCGCGCACCACGCCGGCGCTCGGACAAGGCGCGGCAGCCTACGTCAGCCCTGCCGTCTGCGCGCGTGCTACGGCAGCGGCCTTGGGCCTTGCCGCATCGGTAGATGTCGGACTGGCGGATATGAACTACGGCAAATGGCACGGACGGCGGCTCGCCGACCTCGCCGTCGAAGCGCCGCAAGACCTCGCGGCATGGGCGCGCGATCCGGACGCCGCGCCGCACGGCGGCGAGTCGTTCAGCAACCTCGTGAAGCGGGTAGGAGAATGGCTCGATGCGCTACACCGCGCGGCGGATCCGGCATCGAAGCATACGCGCAACGTGATCGCCGTCACCCACGCGCCAGTGCTGCGGGCAGCAATTGTGTCTGCGCTGGGCGCATCGCCCGTGGTGTTTTCGCGCATTGAAATCGCGCCGCTTTCTACGATCGAGTTGCGGTGCTCATCGCGTGGCTGGACATGGTGGCCGGCGTCGCAGTAG
- a CDS encoding CbtB domain-containing protein, with protein MTEAVFNSASQPASQPVAQPTPIPLRELLPWLVFGGLLLLLALYFVGAEQGATSLVPGMYVHEFVHDGRHLLGFPCH; from the coding sequence ATGACTGAAGCCGTTTTTAATTCCGCTTCTCAGCCTGCCTCCCAACCCGTTGCTCAACCCACGCCGATTCCGCTGCGCGAGTTATTGCCGTGGCTCGTGTTCGGCGGTTTGCTGCTATTGCTTGCGCTTTACTTCGTGGGTGCGGAACAGGGCGCCACATCGCTGGTGCCGGGTATGTACGTGCATGAGTTCGTGCACGACGGCCGCCATCTGCTCGGCTTTCCTTGCCACTAA
- a CDS encoding CbtA family protein: MVGKLLVRGMLAGIAAGLLTFGFARVVGEPQVNQAISFEEKADAAKGEAPEPELVSRDTQRGLGLLTGVVVYGAAFGGLFSLVFAYAYGRMGALSARALSAWLALGAFIALAVVPNLKYPANPPSVGDPETIGMRTGLFFLMIAISLAAMVFSLKVRRRAAAKLGAWNGSIVAGLVFVVIIAAVQLSMPALNEVPEAFPAVLLWKFRVAALGMQAIMWTTIGLLFGALVERGAFMRVSGRAAVESA, encoded by the coding sequence ATGGTCGGTAAATTGTTGGTACGCGGGATGCTCGCAGGCATCGCTGCGGGACTGCTCACGTTCGGCTTCGCCCGGGTGGTGGGCGAACCGCAAGTCAATCAGGCGATTTCATTCGAAGAAAAGGCCGATGCCGCGAAAGGCGAGGCGCCCGAACCGGAGCTGGTGAGCCGCGATACACAACGCGGACTCGGCTTGTTGACCGGTGTGGTGGTTTACGGCGCGGCATTTGGCGGGTTGTTCTCGCTGGTGTTCGCTTACGCGTATGGGCGGATGGGGGCATTGAGCGCGCGCGCGTTGTCCGCGTGGCTGGCGCTCGGCGCGTTCATTGCGCTGGCGGTCGTTCCGAACCTGAAGTACCCGGCGAACCCGCCTTCGGTCGGCGACCCGGAGACGATCGGAATGCGCACAGGGCTGTTCTTCCTGATGATTGCGATCTCGCTCGCCGCGATGGTGTTTTCGCTCAAGGTCCGACGCCGTGCGGCCGCGAAACTCGGCGCGTGGAATGGCTCGATTGTGGCGGGGTTGGTCTTCGTTGTGATTATCGCCGCCGTGCAGTTGTCGATGCCGGCCCTCAACGAAGTGCCGGAGGCTTTTCCGGCGGTGCTGCTGTGGAAGTTCCGTGTGGCGGCGCTTGGCATGCAGGCGATCATGTGGACGACGATCGGACTGCTGTTCGGCGCGCTTGTCGAGCGGGGTGCGTTTATGCGGGTGAGCGGACGGGCGGCGGTCGAGTCAGCCTGA